In Janibacter sp. CX7, a single genomic region encodes these proteins:
- a CDS encoding CaiB/BaiF CoA-transferase family protein codes for MITPGALEGVRVADFSRVLAAPYATMLMADLGAEVIKVERPDGGDETRAWGPPWSDEGESTYFLSVNRNKTSRVLDLRDEADRQVALDLVAGCDVVVENFRSGTMDRLGLGYDELSARHPGLVYCSVTGFGSGAGADLPGYDLVAQAVGGLMSVTGSTESGPMKSGVALVDVITGLHAAIGVLAALRHRDRTGEGQRVEVNLLSSLLSALSNQSSTHAVTGAVPGPMGNLHPSIAPYEVLATADRPLAIAAANDKLFRLLAQGVDRPELADDPRFGSNADRVAHRSVLAAELEDALAEHGADHWFDVLSAKGVPCGPINDLGQAFELARRLGLEPVHEIPSAAGGSVATIAHPITLARTPATYRTAPPPFVVPGEGA; via the coding sequence TTGATCACCCCCGGTGCCCTCGAGGGCGTGCGGGTCGCCGACTTCAGCCGAGTGCTGGCGGCGCCCTACGCGACCATGCTCATGGCCGACCTCGGGGCGGAGGTGATCAAGGTCGAGCGCCCGGACGGCGGCGACGAGACCCGTGCCTGGGGCCCGCCGTGGTCGGACGAAGGGGAGTCGACGTACTTCCTCTCGGTCAACCGCAACAAGACCTCCCGGGTGCTCGACCTGCGCGACGAGGCCGACCGCCAGGTGGCGCTCGACCTCGTCGCGGGGTGTGATGTCGTGGTGGAGAACTTCCGCAGCGGCACGATGGATCGGCTCGGCCTCGGCTACGACGAGCTGTCCGCCCGGCACCCCGGGCTCGTCTACTGCTCGGTGACCGGATTCGGCTCCGGCGCGGGCGCCGACCTGCCCGGCTACGACCTCGTCGCCCAGGCGGTCGGCGGCCTGATGTCGGTCACCGGGTCGACCGAGTCGGGCCCGATGAAGTCGGGCGTCGCGCTCGTCGACGTCATCACCGGCCTGCACGCGGCGATCGGCGTCCTCGCGGCGCTGCGTCACCGTGACCGCACCGGCGAGGGGCAGCGGGTGGAGGTCAACCTGCTCTCCTCGCTGCTGTCGGCGCTGTCGAACCAGTCGTCCACGCACGCCGTCACCGGCGCGGTGCCGGGGCCGATGGGCAACCTGCACCCGAGCATCGCGCCCTACGAGGTGCTCGCCACCGCCGACCGCCCGCTGGCGATCGCGGCGGCCAACGACAAGCTCTTCCGCCTGCTCGCGCAGGGCGTCGACCGGCCCGAGCTGGCCGACGACCCCCGCTTCGGGAGCAATGCCGACCGGGTCGCGCACCGGTCGGTCCTCGCGGCGGAGCTCGAGGACGCCCTGGCGGAGCACGGCGCGGACCACTGGTTCGACGTGCTGTCGGCGAAGGGGGTGCCCTGCGGACCGATCAACGACCTCGGCCAGGCCTTCGAGCTGGCCCGCAGGCTCGGGCTCGAGCCGGTGCACGAGATCCCTTCCGCCGCAGGCGGATCGGTGGCCACCATCGCCCACCCGATCACCCTGGCCCGCACCCCGGCCACCTATCGCACGGCGCCGCCCCCCTTCGTCGTGCCGGGGGAGGGGGCATGA
- a CDS encoding acyl-CoA dehydrogenase family protein yields MSNAAQSPLGLFATDELIGEEERAIRDTVRRFVDDRIRPGIAGWYEEGSFPVRELAPELGRLGVLGMHLEGYGCAGTSATAYGLACMELEAGDSGLRSLVSVQGSLAMFAIWKHGSEEQKQEWLPRMAAGEAIGCFGLTEPDFGSNPAGMRTRARRDGDDWVLNGSKMWITNGSVADVAVVWAQTEDKVRGFVVPTDTPGFSAPEIKRKVSLRASVTSELVLDDVRLPAEAVLPEVAGLSGPLSCLNEARFGIVFGALGAARDCLETAITYSREREIFDKPLAAYQLTQAKLADMSLELGKGMLLALQIARIKDEGRIRPEQVSLGKLNNVREAIAIARESRTILGAAGITLEHPIMRHANNLESVLTYEGTSEVHQLVIGRALTGEAAFR; encoded by the coding sequence GTGAGCAACGCCGCCCAGAGCCCGCTCGGGCTCTTCGCGACCGACGAGCTGATCGGTGAGGAGGAGCGCGCGATCCGGGACACGGTGCGGCGCTTCGTCGACGACCGGATCCGTCCGGGGATCGCCGGCTGGTACGAGGAGGGTTCCTTCCCCGTGCGGGAGCTGGCGCCCGAGCTCGGCCGGCTCGGGGTGCTCGGGATGCATCTGGAGGGTTACGGCTGTGCCGGGACCTCCGCGACGGCCTACGGGCTGGCGTGCATGGAGCTCGAGGCCGGTGACTCCGGGCTGCGCTCGCTCGTGTCCGTCCAGGGGTCGCTGGCGATGTTTGCCATCTGGAAGCACGGCAGCGAGGAGCAGAAGCAGGAGTGGCTGCCGCGGATGGCTGCCGGGGAGGCGATCGGGTGCTTCGGGCTGACCGAGCCGGACTTCGGGTCCAACCCGGCGGGTATGCGTACCCGCGCCCGACGCGATGGTGACGACTGGGTGCTCAACGGCAGCAAGATGTGGATCACCAACGGGTCGGTCGCCGACGTCGCGGTGGTCTGGGCGCAGACCGAGGACAAGGTGCGTGGCTTCGTGGTGCCGACGGACACCCCCGGATTCTCTGCCCCCGAGATCAAGCGCAAGGTGTCGCTGCGGGCGTCGGTGACGAGCGAGCTCGTGCTCGACGACGTGCGGCTGCCCGCGGAGGCGGTGCTGCCGGAGGTGGCCGGGCTCTCGGGGCCGCTGTCGTGCCTCAACGAGGCGCGCTTCGGCATCGTCTTCGGTGCGCTCGGCGCGGCCCGTGACTGTCTCGAGACGGCGATCACCTACTCGCGGGAGCGGGAGATCTTCGACAAGCCGCTGGCGGCCTACCAGCTCACGCAGGCCAAGCTGGCGGACATGTCGCTCGAGCTCGGCAAGGGCATGCTGCTCGCCCTGCAGATCGCCCGCATCAAGGACGAAGGGAGGATCCGCCCGGAGCAGGTGTCGCTGGGCAAGCTCAACAACGTCCGCGAGGCGATCGCCATCGCGCGGGAGTCGCGCACGATCCTCGGTGCCGCCGGCATCACGCTGGAGCACCCGATCATGCGGCATGCCAACAACCTCGAGTCGGTCCTGACCTACGAGGGCACGAGCGAGGTCCACCAGCTCGTCATCGGGCGAGCCCTGACCGGAGAGGCCGCCTTCCGTTGA
- a CDS encoding TAXI family TRAP transporter solute-binding subunit: MMRRTTTLTGLTLAAALTLSACGGQQDRSGDSGAAADSCETGQGRLNIATGNSTGVYYVIGGGLAKIVNDKTDLQATSAETGASVQNIQQVVAGDYDAGFSLADTAADAVNGSGSFTEKQDIRTLGRIYSNYTQVVVRKKSGIDSISDFKGKTISTGSPKSGTEVIANRLIETSGLDLKDVKRQRLDLTKTVDGMKDGSIDGLVWSGGLPTPAITDLFTSMGDDVEFIDITDQLGDMQKVNEVYEESTIPADTYDLDADVPTIAVPNVIVVREDMEDNVACALTKLMIDEKDALVKVHPAAEEIDVKTMTETGPIPLHAGSERALEEAK; the protein is encoded by the coding sequence ATGATGCGCCGTACCACCACCCTCACCGGACTGACCCTGGCCGCCGCCCTGACCCTGTCCGCCTGCGGCGGGCAGCAGGACCGCAGCGGCGACTCGGGCGCCGCCGCCGACAGCTGCGAGACCGGCCAGGGCCGGCTCAACATCGCGACCGGCAACTCGACCGGCGTCTACTACGTCATCGGCGGCGGCCTGGCCAAGATCGTCAACGACAAGACCGACCTGCAGGCGACCTCCGCCGAGACCGGGGCCTCCGTGCAGAACATCCAGCAGGTCGTGGCCGGCGACTACGACGCCGGCTTCTCCCTCGCCGACACCGCCGCCGACGCGGTCAACGGCTCGGGCTCCTTCACCGAGAAGCAGGACATCCGCACGCTCGGCCGGATCTACTCCAACTACACGCAGGTCGTCGTGCGCAAGAAGTCCGGCATCGACTCGATCTCCGACTTCAAGGGCAAGACGATCTCGACCGGCTCGCCGAAGTCGGGCACCGAGGTCATCGCCAACCGGCTCATCGAGACCTCCGGCCTCGACCTCAAGGACGTCAAGCGCCAGCGGCTCGACCTGACGAAGACCGTCGACGGGATGAAGGACGGGTCCATCGACGGGCTCGTGTGGTCGGGCGGTCTGCCGACGCCGGCCATCACCGACCTCTTCACCTCGATGGGTGACGACGTCGAGTTCATCGACATCACCGACCAGCTCGGCGACATGCAGAAGGTCAACGAGGTCTACGAGGAGTCGACGATCCCCGCCGACACCTACGACCTCGACGCCGACGTGCCGACGATCGCGGTGCCCAATGTCATCGTCGTGCGCGAGGACATGGAGGACAACGTCGCCTGCGCCCTGACGAAGCTCATGATCGACGAGAAGGACGCCCTCGTGAAGGTGCACCCGGCCGCTGAGGAGATCGACGTCAAGACGATGACCGAGACCGGCCCGATCCCGCTGCACGCGGGTTCGGAGCGCGCCCTCGAGGAGGCCAAGTGA